The Salvia splendens isolate huo1 chromosome 21, SspV2, whole genome shotgun sequence genome includes a window with the following:
- the LOC121784839 gene encoding putative late blight resistance protein homolog R1B-16, with translation MADAAVEFLLSNLNDLLVYHAHLITETKGQVVELEKDLRIFRAFLKDSVKKRRKSEGIQSLVRSIRDVVYEVEDIIDAFVTQATYDKSRNYFLGAFKSTVSLHAIGKQVESVRQRVEKGRSEFALLIVSDEDRYEKPEVRPPRVKDVVGFEDVSTELIQRLTTETDYFDVISLIGMFGLGKTTLAWKIFNDAQILYEFPIRIWLSISQQFSEKDIFLAILEKLVTISEELRAKDEQHLSQMVATHLDNGKFLIVMDDVWSTNDWDRIRAALPSNNKMGKIMITSREEDLGKYASRPRDPTTLRFFNQSESWELLRLEALGHLDCPSDLQIVGKIIANDCKGLPLAIVVIGGILATKYSSSDVGATRRVWDKVSTRVGAHLKEDPRDRMNTFISLSYDKLPYHLQACFLYLGMFPEDYEIPVSKLIRMWIGEGFIQHVKQYTLEETAESYLEDLINRNLVRIEKMKPNGKIKTCRIHDALRDFCRNKGGREKENFLEEIKCNGGVFEPPVSDIKNYRRLAIHSKCLNFLCSKPCGPGVRSFVCINNNEFVLPEANTSAIPAAFKLLRVLDVKPIIFTKIPSDMYQLIHLRFIVLSFKLKMLPPKFNKLWNIQTLIVHTTHRTLDVKADIWKMKQLRHFKTNASATLLKPGKESEHGAELQTLGTISAESCTAELLHRAPNLLKLGIRGKLGSLFEGKIGSFNSLVKMRKLEKLELINDVYPNPASEDQLLVQPQHYQFPATLRSLTLCSTHFSWSYMSTLGLLENLEALKLKDKAFVGRTWEGVGERFHRLEFLHIEHTDLHVWQASSHHFPRLKGLVLRNCEHLLEIPSELAEIPSFQKLELQICRSAAASAKLIKEKKKEKMGVFNLSIFPATDDLP, from the exons ATGGCGGACGCAGCAGTAGAGTTCCTGCTAAGCAACCTGAACGACCTGCTGGTGTACCACGCCCACCTGATAACCGAGACGAAGGGCCAAGTGGTGGAGCTGGAGAAGGATCTCCGCATCTTCCGCGCCTTTCTCAAGGACTCCGTCAAGAAGCGGCGAAAGAGCGAGGGCATCCAGTCCCTCGTCCGCAGCATCCGCGACGTCGTTTACGAGGTCGAAGACATCATCGACGCCTTCGTCACCCAGGCCACCTATGACAAGTCTCGCAATTACTTCCTCGGCGCTTTCAAGTCCACCGTCAGCCTCCACGCCATCGGCAAACAGGTCGAGAGCGTGCGCCAGCGGGTCGAGAAGGGCAGATCCGAATTCGCCCTCCTCATCGTCTCCGACGAAGACCGTTATGAGAAACCTGAG GTTCGGCCTCCAAGGGTGAAAGATGTGGTTGGTTTCGAAGATGTGAGCACAGAACTGATCCAAAGGCTGACTACAGAAACTGACTACTTTgatgtcatttctctcatcggAATGTTCGGTCTTGGCAAGACAACGTTGGCGTGGAAGATTTTCAACGATGCACAAATCCTCTACGAATTCCCCATCCGCATTTGGCTCTCCATTTCTCAGCAGTTCTCAGAGAAGGACATCTTCCTCGCCATCCTCGAGAAGCTCGTCACCATAAGCGAGGAGCTCCGTGCCAAAGACGAGCAGCACCTCTCCCAAATGGTCGCTACTCATCTCGACAACGGGAAGTTCCTCATCGTGATGGATGATGTGTGGTCTACTAATGACTGGGACAGGATCAGAGCTGCTCTGCCTTCCAACAACAAGATGGGTAAAATCATGATCACGAGCCGCGAAGAGGATCTAGGCAAGTACGCTAGTCGCCCGAGGGACCCCACTACGCTGCGTTTCTTCAACCAGAGCGAGAGCTGGGAGCTGCTCCGGCTGGAGGCGCTTGGCCATCTCGACTGCCCTTCTGATCTGCAGATTGTTGGGAAAATAATTGCAAATGACTGTAAAGGATTGCCTCTTGCAATTGTGGTGATAGGAGGTATTCTTGCCACCAAGTATTCATCCTCAGACGTAGGCGCCACCAGAAGGGTGTGGGATAAGGTGTCCACGCGCGTTGGCGCCCATCTCAAGGAGGATCCAAGGGATCGGATGAACACGTTTATATCTTTGAGTTATGACAAGTTGCCTTATCATTTGCAAGCATGTTTTCTCTACTTGGGGATGTTTCCTGAAGATTATGAGATCCCGGTCTCCAAACTCATCCGAATGTGGATTGGAGAGGGATTCATACAGCACGTGAAGCAATACACTTTGGAGGAAACTGCCGAGAGCTATTTGGAGGATCTTATCAACCGAAACTTGGTCAGGATTGAAAAGATGAAACCTAATGGCAAGATCAAGACATGCCGGATTCATGATGCATTGCGCGATTTCTGTAGAAACAAAGGCGGGAGAGAAAAAGAGAATTTTCTCGAGGAAATCAAGTGCAATGGTGGTGTGTTTGAACCTCCCGTCTCAGACATAAAAAACTACCGGCGCCTTGCCATCCATTCCAAGTGCTTGAACTTCCTCTGTTCGAAGCCTTGTGGCCCTGGTGTCCGCTCGTTTGTTTGCATCAACAACAATGAATTCGTCTTGCCAGAAGCCAACACTTCAGCCATCCCCGCAGCTTTCAAATTGCTCAGAGTCTTAGATGTTAAGCCCATCATATTCACCAAAATCCCCTCTGATATGTACCAGCTTATTCACCTGAGGTTCATTGTCTTGTCTTTCAAGCTGAAAATGCTTCCCCCCAAGTTCAACAAGCTATGGAACATACAAACTCTTATAGTCCACACAACACACCGCACGCTTGATGTCAAAGCGGATATATGGAAGATGAAGCAGCTAAGGCATTTCAAGACCAACGCATCCGCCACCTTGCTCAAACCAGGCAAGGAAAGCGAACACGGGGCAGAGCTTCAAACACTAGGCACAATCTCAGCAGAGAGTTGCACTGCAGAGCTTCTGCACCGAGCCCCTAATCTGTTGAAGCTAGGCATCCGTGGGAAACTAGGCTCGCTCTTTGAAGGAAAGATTGGTTCCTTTAACAGCTTGGTGAAGATGAGGAAGCTCGAGAAGCTGGAGCTGATAAACGACGTGTATCCTAACCCGGCTTCAGAAGATCAACTGCTTGTCCAGCCTCAGCATTACCAGTTCCCTGCTACTCTCAGGAGCCTCACACTGTGTTCGACTCACTTTAGTTGGAGTTACATGTCTACCCTCGGGTTGCTGGAGAATCTCGAGGCGCTTAAGCTGAAAGATAAGGCGTTTGTGGGGAGGACTTGGGAGGGGGTTGGAGAGCGGTTCCATCGCCTCGAGTTCTTGCACATTGAGCACACGGATTTACATGTTTGGCAAGCTTCGTCGCACCATTTCCCGCGTCTTAAAGGCCTTGTGCTGCGCAACTGTGAGCATCTTCTTGAGATCCCATCTGAGCTGGCTGAGATACCGAGCTTCCAAAAACTGGAGTTGCAAATTTGTCGAAGTGCTGCTGCTTCTGCCAAGCTGatcaaagagaaaaagaaagagaaaatgggAGTGTTCAACCTCTCTATATTTCCAGCTACTGATGATCTTCCTTGA
- the LOC121783227 gene encoding probable methyltransferase TCM_000336 translates to MDVHRAFRMKGGVGDNSYSNNSSLQKGVADKVKHITTEAIRQVFVTKKPKSLGIADLGCASGPNALSTIKQVVEAVENASGTIQQPPPEFRIYLNDLHSNDFNTVFQGLPDLYEELSSKTKQQQPPLYIAACPGTFYGRLFPDHSLHFVYSSNSLHWLSMVPRGIYDEEGRSMNRKSVYISERSPPGVRRAYLGQFQEDFSLFLKSRSHELIPGGRMVLVMLGRTASDHAHCANSFLWELLYQSLAHLVAQGEVEEEKLESYDVHFYAPSKEELEGEVRKEGSFRTEMVEVFEMEGANVSRSYGTALAKAVRCIQASMLAHHFGEGILDKLFHHYAALIDQESAKRDVRSTIALLLLTKL, encoded by the exons ATGGATGTTCACAGAGCATTCCGCATGAAGGGAGGAGTTGGAGACAACAGCTACTCCAACAACTCTTCACTCCAG AAAGGAGTGGCTGATAAGGTGAAGCACATAACCACGGAGGCCATCAGGCAAGTATTCGTAACCAAGAAGCCCAAGAGCCTAGGCATCGCCGACCTCGGCTGCGCCTCCGGCCCCAACGCCCTCTCCACCATAAAACAAGTCGTCGAAGCAGTCGAAAACGCCAGCGGCACCATCCAACAACCGCCGCCGGAATTCCGCATCTATCTAAACGATCTCCACAGCAATGACTTCAACACCGTATTCCAAGGCTTGCCCGATCTCTACGAAGAGCTCAGCAGTAAAAcaaagcagcagcagccgcctCTCTACATAGCGGCGTGCCCGGGCACGTTCTACGGCCGCCTCTTCCCCGACCACAGCCTGCATTTCGTCTACTCCTCCAACAGCCTCCACTGGCTCTCGATGGTGCCACGTGGCATTTACGATGAGGAGGGACGGTCGATGAATAGAAAGAGCGTATACATATCGGAGAGAAGCCCTCCAGGGGTGAGGAGAGCTTACTTAGGGCAGTTTCAAGAGGACTTTTCGTTGTTCCTCAAATCGCGGTCACATGAACTCATCCCCGGTGGCCGGATGGTCCTCGTGATGTTGGGAAGGACCGCCTCCGACCACGCCCACTGCGCCAATTCATTCCTTTGGGAACTTCTCTACCAATCTCTAGCACATCTCGTTGCTcag GGTGAAGTCGAGGAGGAGAAGCTGGAGAGCTACGACGTGCATTTCTATGCGCCATCGAAGGAGGAGTTGGAAGGCGAGGTGAGGAAGGAGGGTTCGTTCCGAACGGAGATGGTCGAGGTGTTTGAAATGGAGGGGGCCAACGTGAGCAGGAGCTACGGGACGGCGTTGGCGAAGGCGGTGAGGTGCATTCAAGCATCAATGCTGGCTCACCACTTTGGGGAGGGGATCTTGGACAAGCTCTTCCACCATTACGCCGCATTGATCGATCAAGAATCGGCCAAACGCGATGTTAGATCCACTATCGCTCTCCTCCTCCTTACCAAATTATGA
- the LOC121784636 gene encoding protein SUPPRESSOR OF GENE SILENCING 3-like: MSSRKGVGYPSGTDPSVKGKSIDQLSRGVSDLNVNSTEDDGWVEYGKKSKNKNKNTASKQWAPQHSTPKAWGQADTLQKLGIRTGGGIGQGSGQQQYGGRGHTKQPNHNHNDCVAAPPVIPPPLKNVWGRNAGAAHNQNVQAANNQVFQSNEVVDDDDDDDASDGMDDSDDELMSDDFDSDESQKSHETRKKNKWFKDLFHSLDNLTAEQISEPERQWHCPACQGGPGAIDWYRGLQPLITHAKTKRSKKVKLHRELAEILDEELKRRGISAVPAGEVFGKWKGLEERADKEIVWPPMVVILNTKHDKDDNDKWIGMGNQELLDYFSDYYAVKARHSYGPHGHRGISILIFEASAVGYAEAERLSKHFEANSQDRNAWHRNKVLFYPGGQRQLYGYMAEKPDMESFNQHSQGKSKLKYELQSYQEMVVKQMKQMSDDNQQLMRFKNKVVNEQRSKKALEESFGVLSEKLRKTIVENQVVKLRTQKHHEQNREEMDSQEQFYKEQIQQLYDARNEKEENFEKIQQHEREKVTQSEADVASAEERARRLEENSRLIQLQDKGLGEYISKRDKLVKAHEERKLELKRKLWAEEMALEKKFDEEFNKLIAEYSPAESK; encoded by the exons ATGAGCTCAAGGAAAGGGGTTGGGTATCCTTCTGGCACAGATCCATCTGTCAAGGGTAAAAGCATTGATCAATTATCCCGTGGTGTTTCGGATTTGAATGTAAATTCTACAGAAGATGATGGATGGGTGGAATATGGAAAGAAATCAAAGAACAAGAACAAGAACACTGCTTCTAAACAGTGGGCTCCTCAGCATTCCACCCCAAAGGCATGGGGTCAAGCTGATACCTTGCAAAAACTTGGTATCCGAACTGGTGGAGGGATTGGACAGGGCTCTGGTCAACAACAATATGGTGGCAGAGGGCATACTAAGCAACCTAACCACAACCATAATGACTGTGTTGCAGCTCCTCCAGTAATTCCTCCTCCTCTAAAAAATGTATGGGGACGGAACGCTGGTGCGGCTCACAATCAAAATGTGCAAGCAGCTAATAATCAGGTCTTTCAGAGTAATGAAGTTGTTgacgacgacgatgatgatgatgcgtCAGATGGCATGGATGACTCAGATGATGAGCTTATGAGTGATGACTTTGATTCAGATGAAAGCCAGAAAAGCCATGAAACTAGAAAGAAGAATAAGTGGTTTAAGGATCTTTTTCATTCTCTGGATAATTTAACTGCAGAGCAGATTAGTGAGCCTGAAAGACAGTGGCATTGCCCAGCATGCCAAGGAGGTCCCGGAGCTATAGACTGGTATCGTGGCTTGCAACCCCTGATTACACACGCTAAAACTAAAAGATCCAAAAAGGTGAAGCTCCACAGAGAGCTTGCTGAAATCCTAGATGAGGAACTTAAAAGAAGGGGAATATCAGCAGTGCCAGCTGGTGAGGTATTTGGCAAATGGAAAGGTCTGGAGGAAAGAGCTGATAAAGAAATAGTCTGGCCTCCCATGGTGGTAATTTTGAATACCAAACATGACAAAGATGACAATGACAAA TGGATTGGCATGGGTAATCAAGAGTTGCTTGATTATTTCAGTGACTATTATGCAGTAAAGGCACGTCATTCTTATGGACCACATGGGCATCGTGGCATCAGTATATTGATTTTTGAGGCCTCCGCAGTGGGATATGCAGAGGCTGAACGCTTGAGCAAGCATTTCGAAGCCAATTCCCAAGATAGGAATGCATGGCATAGAAATAAGGTTCTGTTCTACCCTGGTGGCCAGCGTCAACTTTATGGGTACATGGCAGAAAAACCCGACATGGAGAGCTTTAATCAACATTCTCAAG GTAAATCCAAATTGAAGTATGAGTTGCAATCTTATCAAGAGATGGTCGTGAAACAGATGAAGCAGATGAGTGATGACAATCAGCAGCTCATGCGGTTTAAGAACAAAGTGGTCAACGAACAGAGGAGCAAGAAAGCCCTTGAGGAGTCTTTTGGAGTACTGAGTGAAAAGTTGCGAAAGACTATAGTAGAGAATCAAGTTGTGAAGCTGAGGACCCAGAAGCATCATGAACAAAACAGAGAAGAG ATGGACAGTCAGGAGCAATTTTACAAAGAACAGATCCAGCAGCTGTATGATGCCCGAAATGAGAAGGaggaaaattttgagaaaatacAGCAGCACGAACGTGAAAAAGTAACTCAGTCTGAGGCTGATGTTGCTTCTGCTGAAGAAAGGGCACGCAG GCTTGAAGAGAATTCCAGATTGATTCAGCTGCAGGACAAAGGGTTAGGTGAGTACATTAGCAAGAGGGACAAGCTGGTGAAAGCCCATGAAGAGCGAAAATTGGAACTGAAGCGCAAGCTCTGGGCTGAAGAGATGGCGCTGGAGAAGAAGTTTGATGAGGAGTTCAATAAGCTCATCGCGGAATACTCCCCAGCTGAATCCAAGTAG
- the LOC121784638 gene encoding probable GTP diphosphokinase CRSH, chloroplastic translates to MGVEVGVIGPPAAAASTPLLYPRAKSSVNLPIEFPSISCGLKRRKQSVRVKALEQPGGKMVVELVGAFNDLTERMSVLSTSSSRLLFKTLKLSLPLLHSLPLLPDGRDPLSRALSLALFLANLQMDAEAICAAILRQVIEGGMISMNEVRERVGTGTAHLVHESMRLNNVSSKVEALDDESAFALRKFCLTYYDVRAIILDLVLKLDMMRHLDHLPRYKQQMVSVEVMKIYAPLAHVVGITSLSMELEDLSFRYMFPYSYLYVDTWLRSHETGSKPLLEMYEDQLRNSLTSDQCLAAMVHHVSVEGRFKSRYSTMKKLLRDGRKPEQVNDILGLRVIVTPLSGVNSLEIGEKACYRVRDIIRSLWKEIPSRFKDYITRPKFNGYKSLHMAVDISDNGRNRPLMEIQIRTAEMDMLAAGGTASHALYKSGLTNPEEAKRLKAIMMAAAELAALRLRDLPSSTQKDLDDSRDRVFHLLDKNGDGKISVEELMEVMEELGAKGEDAREMMQLLDSNSDGLLSSDEFDLFQKQVKLIRNLEYRDGQYKIELDEIERLLRSSSGMTQTTLG, encoded by the exons atggGTGTGGAGGTAGGCGTGATCGGCCCTCCTGCTGCAGCTGCATCTACTCCGCTTCTGTATCCGAGAGCTAAGAGCAGTGTGAATCTACCAATTGAGTTCCCTTCAATTTCGTGTGGTCTAAAAAGGCGGAAGCAAAGTGTAAGGGTGAAGGCACTGGAGCAACCCGGCGGTAAGATGGTGGTGGAGCTTGTTGGAGCCTTCAATGACCTTACCGAGAGGATGAGCGTCCTCTCCACCAGCTCCTCCCGCCTCCTCTTCAAAACCCTCAAGCTCTCCCTCCCCCTTCTCCACTCCCTCCCCCTTCTCCCCGACGGCCGCGACCCCCTCTCTAGGGCTCTCTCCCTCGCCCTCTTTCTCGCCAATCTCCAG ATGGATGCTGAGGCTATTTGTGCTGCGATTTTGAGACAAGTAATTGAGGGAGGTATGATATCGATGAATGAAGTGAGGGAACGCGTTGGCACGGGCACTGCTCATCTTGTGCACGAAAGTATGCGCTTAAACAACGTTTCCTCCAAGGTGGAGGCGTTGGACGACGAGAGTGCATTCGCGTTGAGGAAATTCTGCCTCACATACTACGACGTCAGGGCCATCATACTAGACTTGGTTCTGAAGCTTGACATGATGAGGCACCTTGATCATCTCCCGAGGTACAAGCAGCAAATGGTTTCTGTGGAAGTTATGAAGATATACGCCCCGTTGGCTCATGTCGTTGGAATCACTAGTTTATCCATGGAGCTGGAGGATCTTTCGTTCAGATACATGTTTCCTTATTCGTACCTTTATGTTGACACGTGGTTGAGAAGCCACGAGACTGGAAGCAAGCCTCTGCTGGAGATGTACGAGGACCAGCTACGGAACTCCCTCACATCTGACCAATGTTTAGCTGCAATGGTACATCATGTCTCTGTTGAAGGTCGTTTCAAGAGTCGTTACAGTACTATGAAGAAACTTCTGAGAGATGGGCGTAAGCCTGAGCAAGTGAATGACATCTTAGGATTGAGAGTGATTGTTACTCCATTATCTGGAGTTAATTCATTGGAGATTGGAGAAAAGGCTTGCTATAGAGTACGTGATATCATCCGGTCCCTATGGAAAGAAATTCCTAGCAGGTTCAAGGATTATATCACGCGGCCTAAGTTTAATGGATACAAGAGTTTGCACATGGCTGTTGATATCAGTGACAATGGTAGGAATAGGCCACTGATGGAAATACAGATACGAACAGCTGAGATGGACATGTTGGCAGCCGGTGGAACTGCATCCCATGCTTTATATAAAAGTGGCCTTACAAATCCAGAAGAG GCAAAGAGGCTTAAGGCGATTATGATGGCTGCGGCTGAACTAGCAGCACTGCGTCTTAGAGACTTGCCTTCCTCAACTCAAAAGGATCTCGATGATAGCAGAGATCGAGTATTCCATCTTCTAGACAAGAATGGAGATGGTAAGATCAGTGTCGAGGAACTTATGGAGGTCATGGAAGAGCTTGGGGCTAAAGGGGAAGATGCCCGTGAGATGATGCAGCTGCTTGATTCAAATAGTGATGGCCTGCTGAGCTCGGATGAATTTGACTTGTTCCAGAAACAG GTTAAACTCATTCGGAATTTGGAATACAGAGATGGGCAATACAAGATTGAGTTGGATGAGATTGAGAGGCTTCTTCGAAGTAGCAGTGGGATGACTCAAACAACTCTAGGGTAA